One genomic segment of Acinetobacter sp. C26M includes these proteins:
- the adk gene encoding adenylate kinase has translation MRIILLGPPGAGKGTQAQLICKRYNIPQISTGDMLRAAIREGTELGLKAKSVMESGGLVSDELIIGLVKERIAQPDCENGCIFDGFPRTIPQAEALETAGISIDHVIEIAVPDEEIVQRLSGRRQHPASGRVYHIVYNPPKVEGKDDETGEDLVQRPDDQEETIRKRLGSYHSETEQLVGFYQGRAASGENAPTYDKLDGLRAIENVQADLFAILDK, from the coding sequence ATGCGCATTATTTTACTCGGACCACCTGGGGCAGGCAAAGGTACTCAAGCTCAGTTGATCTGTAAGCGCTACAATATCCCACAAATTTCAACCGGTGATATGCTCCGTGCTGCGATTCGTGAAGGTACTGAACTTGGCTTAAAAGCGAAAAGCGTCATGGAATCAGGTGGTTTAGTCTCTGATGAACTGATTATTGGCTTGGTTAAAGAACGTATTGCTCAGCCTGACTGTGAAAATGGTTGTATCTTTGACGGTTTCCCTCGCACAATTCCACAAGCTGAAGCATTAGAAACAGCTGGAATTAGCATTGATCACGTGATTGAGATTGCTGTACCTGACGAAGAAATTGTGCAACGTCTTTCTGGTCGTCGTCAGCACCCTGCATCGGGTCGTGTTTATCATATCGTTTACAACCCACCGAAAGTGGAAGGTAAAGATGATGAAACAGGTGAAGACCTTGTGCAACGTCCAGATGACCAAGAAGAAACGATTCGTAAGCGTCTTGGATCTTACCACAGCGAAACTGAGCAATTGGTTGGTTTCTATCAAGGTCGTGCTGCTTCTGGTGAAAATGCACCAACGTATGACAAGCTAGATGGTTTACGTGCAATCGAAAACGTTCAAGCTGATTTATTTGCAATCTTAGATAAATAA
- the gdhA gene encoding NADP-specific glutamate dehydrogenase codes for MLKYNSLNDFLDYVKARDPYQPEFLQAVEEVMTSLWPFIEKNPKYAQYGLLERLVEPERAIQFRISWMDDQGQTHVNRGFRVQYNSAIGPYKGGMRFHPSVNLSILKFLGFEQTFKNALTTLPMGGGKGGSDFDPKGKSEAEIMRFCQALMLELYRHLGSNTDIPAGDIGVGGREVGYMTGMMKKLSNDTSCVFTGKGISFGGSLARPEATGYGTVYFAEEMLKTRGDSFANKTVSISGSGNVAQYAAEKAMFLGAKVVTLSDSNGTVYLKNGFSKALLDEVMELKNVQRGRISEFASKHGFEYFEGKTPWHIPVDIALPCATQNELNAEDAVSLLSNGVICVAEGANMPSTLEAVEKFIAAKILYAPGKASNAGGVATSGLEMSQNANRLGWSFEQVDERLHAIMKEIHRNCVKYGTQEDGSINYVDGANIAGFVKVADAILAQGIY; via the coding sequence ATGTTGAAATACAATAGCTTAAATGACTTTCTGGATTATGTTAAAGCTAGAGATCCATATCAACCTGAATTTTTGCAAGCGGTCGAAGAAGTGATGACCAGCTTGTGGCCATTCATTGAGAAAAATCCGAAATATGCTCAATATGGCTTGTTAGAACGACTGGTTGAACCTGAGCGAGCGATTCAATTCCGCATATCGTGGATGGATGACCAAGGCCAGACTCATGTCAATCGTGGTTTCCGTGTTCAATACAATTCTGCAATTGGTCCATACAAAGGGGGAATGCGTTTCCATCCTTCTGTGAATTTATCCATTTTGAAGTTTTTAGGCTTTGAACAAACATTTAAAAATGCTCTAACTACTCTGCCAATGGGCGGTGGTAAAGGTGGTTCTGATTTTGACCCGAAAGGTAAATCTGAAGCAGAAATCATGCGCTTCTGCCAAGCTTTGATGCTGGAGCTATACCGTCATCTTGGCTCAAATACCGATATTCCTGCTGGAGACATTGGGGTGGGTGGTCGTGAAGTTGGCTATATGACAGGTATGATGAAGAAGTTAAGTAACGACACATCATGCGTATTTACAGGTAAAGGGATTTCATTTGGCGGTTCACTGGCTCGCCCTGAAGCAACAGGTTACGGTACGGTTTATTTTGCTGAAGAAATGCTGAAAACCCGTGGCGATAGTTTTGCCAATAAAACAGTATCGATTTCAGGTTCAGGCAATGTGGCGCAATATGCCGCAGAAAAAGCGATGTTCTTAGGTGCTAAAGTCGTAACTTTGTCTGATTCAAATGGTACGGTCTATTTAAAGAATGGTTTTAGTAAAGCCTTGCTTGATGAAGTAATGGAACTGAAAAATGTTCAACGCGGTCGGATCTCAGAATTTGCATCAAAACATGGTTTTGAATATTTCGAAGGAAAAACTCCGTGGCATATCCCCGTAGATATTGCTTTACCTTGTGCAACGCAAAATGAGCTCAATGCTGAAGATGCAGTAAGCTTATTATCGAATGGCGTGATTTGCGTAGCAGAAGGCGCGAATATGCCATCCACACTTGAGGCTGTTGAAAAATTTATTGCAGCGAAAATTCTATATGCACCAGGTAAAGCATCGAATGCAGGTGGGGTAGCAACCTCAGGTTTGGAAATGTCGCAGAATGCCAATCGCTTGGGTTGGTCATTTGAACAGGTTGATGAGCGCTTACATGCGATTATGAAAGAGATTCATCGTAACTGTGTCAAATACGGGACTCAGGAAGATGGCTCAATTAACTATGTGGATGGGGCGAATATTGCAGGTTTTGTAAAAGTTGCTGATGCAATTTTAGCGCAGGGCATTTATTAA
- the mrdA gene encoding penicillin-binding protein 2, with the protein MKQHFPLKNMQQEKRIYKGRIFFAIFVVAIFLLLLICRYAYLQIVHYDDFTTASDKNRIRLQPLAPARGYIYDRNGVLLADNYPVFTATLSRADVSDIDETITRLIPILSLTQDDVERFKSRVKTARKTERLAIKLNLTEADIAKFSEVKYAFPGVKIETQMTRYYPHGELFAHVIGYVGRINDKELKSIDKDLYAGTNLIGKIGVEKSYEDLLHGVPGYESVEADAHGNVLRNLGRQNPTRGNDLYLSIDYGLQTIAAKQLADRRGAIVAIDPRTGEILALVSSPSFNPNLFVTGISSKDYSGLRDNLDQPLYNRAVQGAYPPGSTIKPMFGLGGIHYGLVDWSTAISDPGYFSLPGDSHRFRDHKKSGHGSVNMHKAQIVSCDTYFYVLSYRMGIEKMNDWMRQFGFGEKTGVDLPSESSGLYPSPEWKMRTRKSKWLKGETISVSIGQGAFTATPLQLAMATAITANKGSHVTPHVLRESKGSKKFTVHNAPDGKIQFNGTEQDWTNMHDAMVDVIQSGTGRGIKGGLQYSIAGKTGTAQVKSIAQGKRYNEAALSSRQWDHGLFVGFAPADNPEIAIAVVWENGKHGGSAAQLARPIFDYWLVTRKKNPLRPASHQVSGGLMTAGIKPGELPSSSISTTTTQNDQAASTPATSSAPASMPVTPTTAVPPADGVTE; encoded by the coding sequence ATGAAACAGCACTTTCCTTTAAAAAATATGCAACAAGAAAAGCGCATTTATAAGGGTCGAATCTTTTTTGCAATCTTTGTCGTGGCTATTTTTCTACTTTTATTGATCTGCCGTTATGCATATTTACAGATCGTTCATTACGATGATTTTACAACAGCATCAGATAAGAACCGTATTCGGTTACAACCCTTAGCCCCCGCTCGTGGATATATCTACGATCGTAACGGTGTGCTATTGGCAGATAACTATCCAGTTTTCACTGCAACACTGAGTCGTGCTGATGTCAGCGATATTGACGAAACCATTACTCGTCTAATTCCGATTTTAAGTTTGACGCAAGATGATGTTGAACGTTTTAAAAGCCGTGTGAAAACCGCACGCAAAACAGAACGCCTCGCGATTAAGCTAAATTTAACTGAAGCCGATATTGCCAAATTCAGTGAAGTCAAATATGCCTTTCCTGGGGTAAAAATTGAAACTCAGATGACCCGTTACTACCCACATGGTGAGTTATTCGCCCATGTGATTGGTTATGTGGGTCGTATTAATGACAAAGAACTCAAATCCATTGATAAGGATTTATATGCAGGGACCAACCTGATTGGTAAAATTGGGGTAGAGAAAAGCTATGAAGACCTATTACATGGTGTACCAGGCTACGAGTCAGTTGAAGCTGATGCACATGGTAATGTACTGCGCAATCTAGGTCGTCAAAACCCTACCCGTGGTAATGACCTGTATCTGTCTATTGATTATGGCCTGCAAACCATTGCAGCAAAACAATTGGCGGATCGTCGTGGGGCAATTGTTGCTATAGACCCTCGCACAGGGGAAATCCTTGCACTGGTCTCTAGTCCAAGTTTCAATCCAAACTTATTTGTTACGGGGATTAGCTCAAAAGATTATAGCGGACTGCGTGATAATCTGGATCAACCGCTTTACAACCGTGCAGTTCAAGGTGCTTACCCTCCTGGCTCGACCATTAAACCGATGTTTGGCTTAGGTGGTATTCATTATGGTCTTGTTGATTGGAGCACCGCGATCTCCGATCCAGGTTATTTCTCACTGCCAGGTGATAGCCATCGTTTCCGTGACCATAAGAAAAGTGGTCATGGCTCAGTCAACATGCATAAAGCGCAAATTGTGTCATGTGATACCTATTTCTACGTCCTGTCTTATCGCATGGGCATTGAAAAAATGAATGACTGGATGCGCCAATTTGGTTTTGGTGAAAAAACAGGGGTCGATTTACCAAGCGAAAGTTCAGGTCTTTATCCAAGCCCAGAATGGAAAATGCGTACTCGTAAATCTAAATGGCTAAAAGGTGAAACTATTTCTGTCAGTATTGGTCAAGGTGCATTTACTGCAACACCATTACAATTGGCTATGGCAACTGCAATCACAGCCAATAAAGGCTCGCATGTCACACCGCATGTACTCAGAGAAAGTAAGGGATCTAAGAAATTTACTGTACATAATGCCCCTGACGGCAAAATCCAGTTTAATGGTACAGAACAAGATTGGACCAATATGCATGATGCGATGGTGGATGTGATTCAATCTGGCACAGGACGTGGCATTAAAGGTGGCTTGCAATATTCAATTGCAGGTAAGACAGGTACAGCTCAAGTCAAAAGTATTGCTCAAGGAAAACGCTATAACGAAGCAGCACTTTCCTCTAGACAGTGGGACCATGGTTTATTCGTTGGTTTTGCACCTGCCGACAATCCTGAGATTGCGATTGCTGTGGTTTGGGAAAATGGTAAACATGGTGGTTCTGCTGCCCAATTGGCACGTCCAATATTTGACTATTGGCTGGTAACTCGTAAAAAGAATCCACTCCGCCCTGCCAGCCATCAAGTCAGTGGTGGCTTAATGACTGCGGGAATTAAACCTGGTGAACTACCAAGCAGCAGTATCTCAACCACAACAACACAGAATGACCAAGCGGCTTCGACACCAGCCACTTCGTCTGCCCCAGCCTCCATGCCTGTTACACCAACAACGGCTGTTCCACCTGCTGATGGAGTCACTGAATAA
- the rlmH gene encoding 23S rRNA (pseudouridine(1915)-N(3))-methyltransferase RlmH encodes MKIRILTIGQKMPAWVLTGFEDYFKRIQPFVQTQVVELPMAKRGKNDSEADILKYCQIEGESILNALKSNETLIALEVGGRELSTEKLADTMKLWMLEGNDIAIAIGGPDGHSDAVRKAAAWHWSLSKLTMPHPMVRILLIEQLYRAMTINHNHPYHRA; translated from the coding sequence ATGAAAATCCGCATTCTCACCATTGGTCAAAAAATGCCTGCTTGGGTGCTGACTGGATTTGAAGACTATTTCAAACGCATTCAGCCTTTTGTACAAACTCAGGTCGTTGAGCTTCCTATGGCAAAACGCGGCAAAAATGACTCCGAAGCAGATATTTTGAAATACTGTCAAATTGAAGGTGAAAGTATTCTCAATGCACTCAAATCCAATGAAACCTTGATTGCTTTAGAAGTGGGTGGACGTGAATTAAGTACTGAAAAGCTGGCAGATACCATGAAGCTATGGATGCTTGAAGGTAATGATATTGCGATTGCGATTGGTGGTCCAGATGGACATTCCGATGCTGTCCGTAAAGCGGCTGCTTGGCATTGGTCACTGTCAAAACTGACCATGCCACACCCAATGGTACGTATTTTGTTGATTGAGCAACTTTATCGCGCGATGACGATTAATCATAACCACCCTTACCATCGTGCTTAA
- a CDS encoding DUF2238 domain-containing protein — protein MIEKQLSLKHYIALAIVLLVVAIASIQPLEFEAYLLHQAGTVLMLIALIVTMKKIGISFYSFCLYLAFLLIHILGAHYLYSYVPYNEWIENLFHFDLNQSMGWSRNMYDRLVHFAYGLLLYPFFYRCFQVWLPSAKPFTLFLLVIQFVMASSMFYELIEWWIAIGLSPEDAENYNGQQGDIWDAHKDMFLATVGAILIGFIQLLKEKTLIQK, from the coding sequence ATGATCGAAAAACAACTGAGTTTAAAACACTATATTGCACTTGCAATTGTTCTTCTTGTGGTGGCTATTGCAAGTATTCAACCACTTGAGTTTGAAGCTTATTTACTACATCAAGCGGGTACAGTATTGATGTTGATCGCACTTATCGTGACGATGAAAAAGATTGGTATTAGTTTTTATAGTTTCTGCCTCTACCTTGCTTTTCTTTTGATTCATATTCTAGGTGCACATTATCTATATTCATATGTTCCATATAATGAGTGGATTGAAAATCTGTTTCATTTTGATCTCAATCAAAGCATGGGCTGGTCTCGCAATATGTATGATCGGCTGGTTCATTTTGCTTATGGTTTACTACTCTATCCCTTCTTTTATCGTTGTTTTCAAGTTTGGTTACCCTCAGCCAAACCATTTACCTTATTCTTACTTGTGATTCAATTTGTGATGGCATCGAGTATGTTCTATGAATTGATCGAGTGGTGGATTGCAATTGGTTTATCACCTGAAGATGCCGAGAACTATAATGGTCAACAAGGTGATATTTGGGATGCTCACAAAGACATGTTCCTCGCTACTGTCGGAGCAATTCTGATCGGTTTCATTCAACTCCTCAAAGAAAAAACGCTTATTCAAAAATAA
- the rsmD gene encoding 16S rRNA (guanine(966)-N(2))-methyltransferase RsmD translates to MKNQLRIIGGEWKRRTLPFASIEGLRPTPDRVRETLFNWLMWDIQNAQVLDLCSGSGALGFEALSRGAAKVVMIEPNPTQARFLKDNIQLLKAENCQLYVATAQQTLKKLSSSFDVIFLDPPYSLDLWQELAELSDPMIANNAFIYVEADRDLSQLSLPNTWQKIKETKAGVVRAGLYQKIS, encoded by the coding sequence ATGAAAAATCAATTACGCATTATTGGCGGTGAATGGAAGCGTCGTACTTTACCCTTTGCCAGTATTGAAGGCTTACGCCCAACCCCTGATCGTGTTCGTGAAACATTATTCAACTGGCTCATGTGGGATATCCAGAATGCACAGGTTCTGGACTTGTGCAGTGGCTCAGGCGCATTGGGATTTGAAGCCCTTTCTCGTGGTGCTGCCAAAGTGGTGATGATTGAGCCTAATCCAACACAGGCACGTTTTTTAAAAGACAATATTCAACTTTTAAAAGCAGAAAATTGCCAACTGTATGTTGCGACCGCACAGCAAACCTTAAAAAAATTAAGCTCAAGCTTTGATGTGATATTTCTTGACCCACCCTATAGTCTTGATTTATGGCAGGAACTAGCTGAACTCTCCGATCCGATGATCGCAAACAATGCTTTTATTTATGTCGAAGCAGATCGAGATTTATCTCAGCTCAGCTTACCCAATACATGGCAGAAAATTAAAGAAACCAAAGCAGGTGTGGTTAGAGCTGGTCTCTATCAAAAAATCAGTTAA
- the nth gene encoding endonuclease III has product MSVKNMTKKQIQTFFERLREQRPHPQTELNYSSPFELLIAVLLSAQATDVSVNKATDKLYPVANTAQAILDLGIDGLKSYIKTIGLYNSKAENVIKTCRILVDQYQGKIPETRKELEALPGVGRKTANVVLNTAFGQPTMAVDTHIFRVGNRTGLAVGKNVLEVEDRLIKVIPKEFIIDAHHWLILHGRYCCIARKPKCGECIVADVCNWPDRFEFGASKPIAIKNLS; this is encoded by the coding sequence ATGTCCGTAAAAAATATGACTAAAAAGCAGATCCAGACCTTTTTTGAACGTTTACGTGAACAGAGACCACATCCTCAGACAGAGTTGAACTATTCCTCCCCTTTTGAGCTACTGATTGCAGTATTGCTGTCTGCCCAAGCAACTGATGTCAGTGTCAACAAAGCCACAGATAAACTGTATCCTGTTGCCAATACCGCTCAAGCCATTTTAGACCTTGGAATTGATGGTTTAAAATCATATATCAAGACCATTGGCTTATATAATTCTAAAGCTGAAAACGTGATTAAAACCTGCCGAATTTTAGTGGACCAATATCAAGGGAAAATTCCAGAAACACGTAAAGAGCTAGAGGCACTCCCTGGTGTTGGGCGTAAAACGGCGAATGTGGTGCTGAATACTGCCTTTGGTCAACCCACCATGGCAGTTGATACTCATATTTTTCGTGTCGGTAACCGTACAGGTTTAGCTGTTGGAAAAAATGTGTTAGAAGTGGAAGATCGCTTGATTAAAGTGATTCCGAAAGAATTTATTATTGATGCCCACCACTGGCTGATTCTCCACGGACGTTATTGCTGTATTGCAAGGAAACCGAAGTGTGGTGAATGTATCGTTGCTGATGTCTGTAACTGGCCAGATCGTTTTGAATTTGGTGCAAGCAAACCAATCGCAATAAAAAACCTCAGTTAA
- a CDS encoding META and DUF4377 domain-containing protein, with amino-acid sequence MKIKYLVLALLPLSLMACQTVQNVTDNVISQINTTAVKNLTEYNWTYQGSKASKPLVLSFNADQKLAIQTGCNNQGGTWAVEGNKIVTSPLVSTMMACADDLMQQERLSADIFSEKKVPFEISTVNGQAILTVTDAKGQKHVFTGAKVANSNVLTNYTWSYQPANTKRPIVLSFLANDRLSVDTGCNRLNTSWKIENGLIATGDGASTMMACEPALMAQEKFAGDLLQKRQIAFEVNATNPEQPTLVIADAKGQKYTFVGKMTPEAKYQSEGKTVFLEISPETKSCTGVAPQTCMQVREIKYDDKGLKTYADKNWSLYYGQIEGFEHNPQQRVIVRVKRFDIKNPAADQSSIADVLDMVVEQEIVKKP; translated from the coding sequence ATGAAAATCAAATATTTAGTTCTTGCATTACTTCCGCTTTCTTTAATGGCGTGCCAAACTGTGCAAAATGTAACTGATAATGTAATTTCTCAAATTAATACAACTGCTGTAAAAAACTTAACTGAATATAATTGGACTTACCAAGGTTCTAAGGCTTCTAAGCCTTTAGTGTTATCTTTTAACGCTGACCAAAAACTTGCAATCCAAACTGGCTGTAACAACCAAGGCGGTACTTGGGCTGTTGAAGGCAACAAAATTGTAACCTCTCCACTTGTATCAACAATGATGGCTTGTGCTGATGATTTAATGCAGCAAGAGCGTTTATCTGCTGACATCTTCAGCGAGAAAAAAGTACCATTTGAAATCAGCACAGTAAATGGTCAAGCAATTTTGACAGTTACTGATGCTAAAGGTCAAAAGCATGTATTTACAGGTGCAAAAGTGGCAAATAGTAACGTATTAACCAACTACACTTGGTCATATCAACCTGCTAATACTAAGCGTCCAATCGTATTAAGCTTCTTAGCGAATGATCGTTTATCTGTAGATACAGGTTGCAACCGTTTAAATACATCATGGAAAATTGAAAATGGTTTAATCGCTACAGGCGACGGTGCATCAACCATGATGGCATGTGAACCAGCATTGATGGCACAAGAAAAATTCGCGGGTGATCTTCTACAAAAACGTCAAATCGCGTTTGAAGTAAATGCAACCAATCCAGAGCAACCAACATTGGTAATCGCGGATGCTAAAGGTCAAAAATATACTTTCGTTGGTAAAATGACCCCTGAAGCGAAATACCAGTCTGAAGGTAAAACTGTTTTCTTGGAAATTTCACCAGAAACTAAGTCTTGCACAGGTGTTGCTCCACAAACTTGTATGCAAGTTCGTGAAATCAAATATGATGACAAAGGTTTGAAAACTTACGCGGATAAAAACTGGTCATTGTACTACGGTCAAATCGAAGGTTTTGAGCACAACCCACAACAACGTGTGATTGTACGTGTTAAACGTTTTGACATTAAAAATCCTGCTGCTGACCAATCAAGCATTGCAGACGTACTCGATATGGTTGTTGAGCAAGAAATTGTGAAAAAACCATAA
- a CDS encoding RnfABCDGE type electron transport complex subunit B, whose translation MSPTAQHALIVQIDQLLPQTQCGLCGHRDGCLPYAKSIAEGEEANKCVPGGQPVADALAALLARPQLKAEPSVWDIQLDGRPQRIKAVIREDECIGCTKCISACPVDAIIGSGKLMHSILTDLCTGCELCIPPCPVDCIDLVEDTQPLPTTTQRTAEQDDLRHRYYAHIQREEKRRLSRKGPIVRAEIDVEFFAQFSQALNNVPVITLADKQKENTTLDAKTTIELAKVRTQIKKLEKQLSVRADESKQAQLIALQQRLTELQEV comes from the coding sequence ATGTCCCCAACTGCACAACATGCGCTTATTGTCCAAATTGACCAACTATTACCACAAACACAATGTGGTTTATGCGGGCATCGTGATGGCTGCTTACCTTACGCAAAATCAATTGCAGAGGGTGAGGAAGCCAATAAATGTGTGCCTGGTGGACAACCTGTTGCAGATGCACTGGCAGCCTTGTTAGCGCGCCCGCAACTCAAAGCTGAACCTAGCGTTTGGGATATTCAACTCGATGGTCGACCACAACGTATCAAAGCAGTAATTCGTGAAGATGAATGTATTGGCTGTACCAAATGTATTAGTGCCTGCCCTGTCGATGCGATTATTGGTAGTGGCAAGTTGATGCACAGTATTTTAACTGACCTGTGTACAGGTTGTGAGTTATGCATCCCGCCTTGCCCAGTCGACTGCATTGATCTCGTCGAAGATACCCAACCTTTACCTACCACAACACAACGTACGGCTGAACAGGATGATTTAAGACATCGTTATTACGCACATATCCAACGTGAAGAAAAACGTCGCTTGAGCCGTAAAGGGCCAATTGTACGCGCTGAAATTGATGTGGAATTCTTCGCCCAATTTTCTCAAGCACTCAATAATGTGCCGGTGATAACCTTGGCAGATAAGCAGAAAGAAAACACCACACTCGATGCAAAAACAACAATCGAACTTGCAAAAGTACGCACCCAGATTAAAAAACTCGAAAAACAACTCAGTGTTCGGGCTGACGAATCAAAGCAAGCCCAATTGATTGCTTTACAACAACGTTTAACAGAATTGCAGGAGGTCTAA
- a CDS encoding class III extradiol ring-cleavage dioxygenase has product MDLQTLPGLFISHGSPMLALDPEQVGPALHRLGNNLPKPQAIVVMSAHWESQALEVNTSTRPQTWHDFRGFPPELYDIRYPAAGAPKLAEEILTRFAEAGIAAHANSTRPRDHGVWMPLLHMYPDADIPVIEISLPIQMNADEIYKIGQVLSPLREQQILLIGSGSITHNLAELSWQADADVPTWASTFRNTVVSKLTHQDYDAVLDWPTLPYIQRNHPTLEHLAPLFFAMGTGHRFNVVHSSFSMGSLGMDIYRFD; this is encoded by the coding sequence ATGGATCTGCAAACTTTACCCGGATTATTTATCTCACATGGTTCACCCATGCTTGCGCTTGATCCAGAACAAGTGGGTCCAGCACTTCATCGCTTGGGTAATAATCTCCCTAAACCTCAAGCTATTGTGGTAATGTCCGCGCACTGGGAAAGCCAAGCCTTAGAGGTCAATACATCAACTCGACCACAAACCTGGCACGACTTCCGTGGCTTTCCTCCTGAGCTATATGACATTCGTTATCCCGCAGCTGGTGCACCAAAACTGGCAGAAGAAATTCTTACACGATTTGCCGAAGCAGGGATTGCTGCGCATGCAAACAGTACCCGTCCGCGTGATCATGGCGTCTGGATGCCTCTATTGCACATGTATCCGGATGCAGACATCCCAGTGATTGAGATTTCGCTGCCGATCCAAATGAATGCAGATGAAATCTATAAAATTGGGCAGGTTCTATCTCCATTACGCGAGCAGCAAATCCTGTTGATCGGTTCGGGTAGTATTACTCATAACCTTGCTGAGCTGTCATGGCAAGCAGATGCCGATGTACCAACTTGGGCCAGCACTTTCCGCAATACAGTTGTCAGTAAACTGACCCATCAAGATTATGATGCAGTGCTGGACTGGCCAACGCTTCCTTATATCCAGCGTAACCATCCAACACTAGAGCACCTTGCCCCACTCTTTTTTGCGATGGGCACAGGCCATCGCTTCAACGTCGTGCATAGCAGCTTCTCGATGGGTTCTTTGGGTATGGATATTTATCGCTTTGATTAA